A window of Corallococcus macrosporus DSM 14697 contains these coding sequences:
- a CDS encoding FG-GAP-like repeat-containing protein produces the protein MSVGPGVSPAAQVYVPLHTAPRVERWGWVWPRWNDPRLPFAFLLTLYGVLGFTFFGFNRSPWQMATIVVTGSALDMALGWTLKRQKVVPLSAYISCCSLALLLNYSHSSWLLLFPVWIAIGSKYVLTFQGRHVFNPSMFGVALSLLFTRELITAAPAYQWANGEVALSAFILMAALVLFFFRVGRGWLVVSFLGFYALQTALRAYVLRHHLPPEVLFLGTLGAPSFFIFVFYMLTDPATSPGTRRGQILLALAVTLVDLVLHFKESVYTFFYAALTCAAARFLFLHARAAWRRGGRESLRTLVSSGWLKRAAVVGGLGALMLGGYTLAATPGARATPLDFRMERVDARAAGLGSTMGHTLEELDPRLGHVAKWLVAVGDAVAVGDFDGDGRPDLFLTHPLGRPEDHAVLYRNLGELRFERVPVPALERFATRYKEEGLPGGGTFVDWDGDGDLDLAVAVAFGPVRLLRNTLRETGTAGFEDVTEAAGVTDHAVSLGLTFLDYDRDGHLDLFVLNVMTTHLPDYTPPVPLNLFRLPQPEHPDDRRMFRFMHDGWHNAANGGLNALYRGRGDGTFEKVDLAAMGMPQTHWSLAVSTVDFNRDGWTDLYVANDFGPDDVYLNEGGTHFRRVAGRLFGEIGKDTYKGMNASVADFDRNGWLDLYVSNVHHSLQAEGSLLWMVGPGEDAFTPAFRDEATFRGALNERRFGWGAAAGDLDNDGWPDLVQANGMVDDRLDAARWRIPDGQRKDYWYVNHKLMQSGPEVHTYADKWGDIRGRTIYPNEARRAYLNLGDAKPGHFVDLARELGLDDPDNSRGVLLSDLDGDGDLDALITNQHGPVSLYRNTLRSEGRGGAHFVGLTLVGHGGRTHRSAVGTRVVVSYEEAGRRVEQVQEVGLMGGFSASADARLHFGLGRYAGPVTARVHWYGGEVQEVSLEADRTHALRQPPGPETPRGQARP, from the coding sequence ATGAGCGTTGGTCCCGGGGTGAGCCCGGCTGCACAGGTGTATGTCCCCCTGCACACGGCGCCCCGCGTCGAGCGCTGGGGCTGGGTCTGGCCTCGCTGGAACGACCCGCGGCTGCCCTTCGCCTTCCTGCTGACGCTCTACGGCGTGCTCGGCTTCACCTTCTTCGGCTTCAACCGCAGCCCCTGGCAGATGGCCACCATCGTGGTGACGGGCAGCGCGCTGGACATGGCGCTCGGGTGGACGCTGAAGCGGCAGAAGGTGGTGCCCCTCAGCGCATACATCTCCTGCTGCTCGCTGGCGCTGCTGCTCAACTATTCGCATTCGAGCTGGCTGCTCCTCTTCCCGGTGTGGATCGCCATCGGCTCGAAGTACGTGCTCACCTTCCAGGGCCGCCACGTCTTCAACCCGTCCATGTTCGGCGTGGCCCTGTCGCTGCTCTTCACGCGGGAGCTCATCACCGCCGCGCCCGCGTACCAGTGGGCCAACGGGGAGGTGGCGCTCTCCGCCTTCATCCTCATGGCGGCGCTGGTGCTGTTCTTCTTCCGGGTGGGGCGCGGGTGGCTGGTGGTCAGCTTCCTCGGCTTCTACGCGCTGCAGACGGCGCTGCGCGCCTACGTGCTCCGGCACCACCTGCCGCCCGAGGTCCTCTTCCTCGGCACGCTCGGCGCGCCGTCGTTCTTCATCTTCGTCTTCTACATGCTCACCGACCCGGCCACGTCTCCGGGCACGCGGCGCGGGCAGATACTGCTGGCGCTGGCGGTGACGCTGGTGGACCTGGTGCTGCACTTCAAGGAGAGCGTCTACACGTTCTTCTATGCGGCCCTCACGTGCGCCGCCGCGCGGTTCCTCTTCCTCCACGCCCGCGCCGCGTGGCGGCGCGGGGGGCGCGAGTCATTGCGCACGCTGGTGTCCTCCGGCTGGCTGAAGCGCGCCGCGGTGGTGGGGGGACTCGGGGCCCTCATGCTGGGGGGCTACACCCTGGCCGCCACGCCGGGCGCCAGGGCCACGCCGCTAGACTTCCGCATGGAGCGCGTGGACGCGCGCGCCGCAGGGCTGGGCTCCACCATGGGCCATACGCTGGAGGAGCTGGACCCCCGGCTCGGGCACGTCGCGAAGTGGCTGGTGGCGGTGGGGGATGCCGTCGCCGTTGGGGACTTCGACGGCGATGGCCGGCCAGACCTGTTCCTCACGCACCCCCTGGGCCGTCCCGAGGACCACGCGGTCCTCTACCGCAACCTCGGCGAGCTTCGCTTCGAACGGGTGCCCGTGCCCGCGCTGGAGCGCTTCGCCACGCGGTACAAGGAAGAGGGCCTGCCGGGCGGCGGCACCTTCGTGGACTGGGACGGTGACGGCGACCTGGACCTCGCGGTGGCGGTGGCCTTCGGGCCCGTCCGCCTGCTGCGCAACACGCTGCGCGAGACGGGCACGGCGGGCTTCGAGGACGTGACGGAGGCCGCGGGCGTGACGGACCACGCGGTGAGCCTGGGCCTCACCTTCCTGGACTATGACCGGGACGGGCACCTGGACCTCTTCGTCCTCAACGTGATGACCACGCACCTGCCGGACTACACGCCGCCGGTGCCGCTCAACCTCTTCCGGCTGCCCCAGCCCGAGCACCCCGACGACCGCCGCATGTTCCGCTTCATGCACGACGGCTGGCACAACGCGGCCAACGGCGGGCTCAACGCGCTCTATCGCGGCAGGGGAGACGGCACCTTCGAGAAGGTGGACCTCGCCGCCATGGGCATGCCGCAGACGCACTGGTCGCTGGCGGTGAGCACGGTGGACTTCAACCGCGACGGCTGGACGGACCTGTACGTGGCCAACGACTTCGGGCCGGACGACGTCTACCTCAACGAGGGCGGCACGCACTTCCGCCGCGTGGCGGGCCGGCTCTTCGGCGAGATTGGAAAGGACACGTACAAGGGGATGAATGCCTCCGTGGCGGACTTCGACCGCAACGGCTGGCTGGACCTGTATGTCTCCAACGTCCACCACTCGCTCCAGGCGGAGGGCAGCCTGCTGTGGATGGTGGGCCCCGGGGAGGACGCCTTCACGCCGGCGTTCCGGGACGAGGCCACCTTCCGCGGCGCGCTCAACGAGCGGCGCTTCGGCTGGGGCGCGGCGGCGGGAGACCTGGACAACGACGGCTGGCCGGACCTGGTGCAGGCCAATGGCATGGTGGATGACCGCCTGGACGCGGCGCGGTGGCGCATCCCCGACGGCCAGCGCAAGGACTACTGGTATGTGAATCACAAGCTGATGCAGTCCGGCCCGGAGGTGCACACGTACGCGGACAAGTGGGGCGACATCCGGGGACGCACCATCTACCCGAACGAGGCGCGCCGCGCGTACCTCAACCTGGGCGACGCGAAGCCCGGGCACTTCGTGGACCTGGCGCGGGAGCTCGGGTTGGATGACCCGGACAACTCGCGGGGCGTGCTCCTGTCGGACCTGGATGGGGACGGCGACCTGGACGCGCTCATCACCAACCAGCACGGGCCGGTGTCGCTGTATCGCAACACGCTGCGCTCGGAGGGACGTGGGGGCGCGCACTTCGTGGGCCTCACGTTGGTGGGCCACGGTGGGCGGACGCACCGGAGCGCGGTGGGCACCCGGGTGGTCGTCTCCTACGAGGAGGCGGGGCGGCGCGTGGAGCAGGTGCAGGAGGTCGGG